Sequence from the Cervus elaphus chromosome 19, mCerEla1.1, whole genome shotgun sequence genome:
CACACGTTAGTTGCTGCATCATGGAAGTCTCGGAGAGAAGAGTTAGGGCAGATAAGCTGATAGTGGGGGATACTTGGAAGACTATGGCCAAAACTATTTACAAATAGCATGgatatatattcagagaaaagtgAGAGACATACCAAACTTGACAGTGGTACAAGAGGGACTTTCATCTTTTACTCTATGCAATCTTATCATTTGAAATTCTAAGAATGAGTGTcagatttgaaaaaaagaaaaattaacatggGGGAAACACTAACATGACCTAACTTCAAAATATATCATGATGTAAACGTGTGGCATATATTCACCAAAGGCCAGAAGGAATCCAGGGTCATCTGGAATCCACATTTCTGATGGCTCATTACTCTTTCTACTTTGCCCAGTACCCTCCTCACCACCATGTTttctttccagctttattgagaaataattgttaTTTATCACTCTATAaagtttcaggtatatggcatgatttacatatattgtgaaatgacaaCCACAATAGTTTCAACTAACATCCGtcttctcatatagatacaataaaaagaaaaaaggaaaaaatatgtctCCTTGTGATGCAAACTCCTagcatttactctcttaacaactttcccatgtttcagacAGCAGTGTTAGCTGTAATCACCATGTTGTACGTTACATCTCTagtacttattttttaatcacaTACCTTTTAGTCTACGCATTTTTCCCATCGCCACCAagttttgaaatattcttttctactaAACAAACTACATTTATTAAGTAATACATTATTAATTTCTGCTTGACATCTTATCAATCAAAAACATCTTGCTGCCAGGTAAAACTCTCTATAACCGTCAAATTATCAATATTGCTAGAGTGAATTCATACAATCACAGCCCAGTATAAAGAAATGTGACATTCAGCTTGACCTATTTGGTCCCATCATATAAAACAgttcatatatttttgaaatattgacAATATTTCTAATCAAACTTTTCAAAACCCTAGTGATTAGGAACGTTAGTCATGCATTTGTCATGCATTCTCCAGATGCGGAAATTAGGTCCAGTGTATGACCCTGCTCCACCCTCAAAGGGCTAATACTAGGAGACATGGCTGTGGAGACATGCAGGTGAGCTGAAATCCAGCAGGGACTCTGGGGACACAGGTCAGAGGGCTGCCACGGTAAGTAGCAGCAGGTCTCAAAGTCTCACTGTAGTGTCAGACTGGACCCAAGAATCCAGAGCAATTAGCTGGGAATAAACAAAGCTATGGCAGGAGACGTGACTTGCGATTATTTTTTAGTAAGACAGtcagagcagtgattctcaaagggGGAAATATCAGAATGAAAGGGGATGGGTGGATGTAGTTTGAAAAGTATCATCACttcatatctggagaaaaacatcaaTGTATGCTCTCCTTAAAAACAAACTatcaaaaaaatttctagaaaatctTGATTGATGATTATTTGTGGAAGAAATATTAATTCTCATACCTCCTAGGAAGAGGAAGCAAATTTTTATGTGACTGTAGAAGGGgcagctgtttttaaaatttgagtgtGTGATTTGCTTTTTTAAGACAACTGGGGTAGAAAAGGGAATAGCAGACACCCTAAGGAGCAGGGGAGACTATCCCAGGGAGGATATGGCCAGTCATTAGATATAAGTACTGGGGACCTCCAATGGACTGAATGTGAtccccctcaaaattcatatgttgaaattctactACCCCAAAGTGATCATATtaggaagtggggcctttgggaggtaattgggTCATGAGGGGCAGAACACTCATGGATGGGATTAGTTCCCTTATAAAAGGGACCCCAAAGATCTCCCTAGTCtctttccaccatgtgaggattCAACAAGAAATATGCAGTCTGTCACTTGGAAGAGGATCTTTTCTAGAGCTCAGCCacgctggcaccctgatcttgggcttcccagcctccagaactgtgacaaatacatttttgtggtttagccactcagtctatAGTACTTTGTTATTGCAGTCCAAGCTGACTTAGGACCTTTTCTGCTTGATCCAGCTGAATCTTTAGCATCTAAatcagtgcttggcacacagagaGACAGCATTAATATTATTGACTGAATGCTTTAATGAGTATCAAATTAAAGGCTAGAAATCAAGACTCTTTTTTCTCCAGCCAATTCTCTAACACAGCTGTCCTCAACCTATATGTCACCAGGGAcagatttcatggaagacaattcttCCACGAaccaggggttggggggagggggatgctTTCAGAAGATTCAAGTGCACTTCAATCTAATTCCACCAATGATTTGACAGGAGACACCTGTCCACAGCCCAGAGGTTAAGGACCCCTGCTCTATCAGACTCCATAATTAATCTTACAGAAGTAAATTTAACATGTAGTAAAACTGTCGGCCGCCTATCATAACacctgttttctcttcctccttaaaTGTTCCAGCCTCTCTTGCAGCTACATACTGATCACTGAGATATAAGGTTAAGTGTTATATGGTAAGTTGCAGGAAGAGTTTATAAAATAAGGAAAGTGcacctttcctctttccttcatcctgctgcctgaaatgcagaaatgACGGACTGGAGACCAAGCTGCAGTATGAACCATGGCCTGTGGACACTAAGATGGTAAGCAGAAAGATACAAGAAGCCAGGGTCCCTGACGACTGCAGTGACCATACCCACCCTCATCTGCCTACCTTCAGGCTACTTTTACATGAAAGAGAaacttctatattttatataccaATGCTCTTTGGGATTTTTATTGTAGACACAGTCCACCCATCCCAACTGACAAGCGGGGCCTGCAGTTCCCCACTGCCCGCAGGGAGCGGTGAGCAGGGGCACGTGAGAGTTTTCAGCTCGCTGTGTTGCAGGAGCTCCGCCTCCTTCAGCACCGGTATGGGTTCAGCTTCCGCACACCACAGGTCAGAGCTGTGAGAGCGCAGTCTTCTTACGACCTGCTGAGGTTTCAACTTGAGCACAATATGAGGCTGTGTCCATGCAGATAGGAACCGTTTTCTCAGGACACGCCCTAGGAGGTCCCATGGGGAGAAAAAGGTGAGGGAAAAGTGAGATGAGGGAAGGTGGGGAGAAGCTTCTTGTGTGCAACTGACTGCCAGGAGTTGAGGgttggtgggggttgggggagtccATCTTCAGAGGACCCAGGAAAGGAAGGTCTTGATGTGGAAAAGTGTAGGTTTTTAGCCCATGGTATGTGCAATGTATACTGTGTCCAGTGTCATTCTTTGGTGTGGTGTCCAGTTTTCCTTGCATTGCTTATTGAGGGGATTGCACTTGCCCGGCTGTATGTTCTTGACCCTTTGGCTATAAATAAACTGACCACATCcatgtaggtttatttctgggctctctcttctgGTCCTCtggcctgtgagtctgtttttgagCTCAACAATTGTTCTGGTTACTGTAGCTTCAAAATACagtttgaagtcagggagcaaGACACCTCCAACTGGTTCTCTTTTCTGAGGACTGCTTTAGCTATTCCTGGTCCTTTGTTGTTCAACATAAATATCAGGATTCTTTGCTCTATTTCtgagaaaaatgccattggaattttggtaTAAATTGCTTTCAGTGTGCACATTGCTTTGGATagaatggacattttaacaatattcatccttcatgaaagtgaaaagtgaagtcactcagtcgtgtccaactctttgtgaccccatggagagtatagcctaccaggctcctctgtccatgggattttccaggcaagtatactggagtgggttgccatttccttctccaggaggtcttcccaacccagggattgaacccgggtctcctgcgttgtaggcagacactttaccatctgagccaccagggaagtcctcatcctTCATGAGCATATGATATCTTTCTGTTTCCTTgtatcttcttcagtttcttcatcagtgtCCTAAAGCTTTCAATATGCAGGGCTTTCacatccttggttaaatttattcctaggtgttttgttctttttgatgcaaatgttaatagaattgttttctttttctttctgatggtTCATTATTAGTGGTTAGAAGTGTagctgatttttgtgtattgattttgtcaACTTACTgagttcatttattagttctaatggTTTTTTGGTGAAACGACATGGAAAATTGTGACTGTAACTGATATATGGGTGAGCCTCTACACTCCGGGGAAGTGGGGATCAGGTGAAAGCCTAGCACTCCAGGAAGTGGCTAAACCCACAGTGTTGCACCAACAACTCAGCATTGGCTTATTTGTTACCTCGACCCTGCTCCTTAGTCACTGACCCCTTTGGACCTTGAAGCAGGTCCCTGTAAGTCTTGGGACAGTGCTTACGGTAGAGATTTTCCACCAGTGTATTGCTTCCTCTGACCACAGCCTTCCTTTCCTGGTTCATGTGGTTCCACAGATGGAGGGCATAGGAATTGTTGAAGCTCGGTTCCGTATCCCAGACTTCATAATAGCGCCGCCAGGCTCGAAAAGAGATGGGGTAAAATCTTTCGGGGTGTAGGAAGGAGAAGTTTAAACACTTGAGGTCACTCACCTCCTGGAAGTCTCTGAGTTTGCACCATACTCTCAAAAGCCTCGTCATCAATTCGGGACCCTGGTGGCCCCAAATATTTGGATTGTAATTTTCCACAAAGTTTTCCATGCACTCCCACAGAaaggggtggtgggggagaaATCCAAACACCCCATTACTGGAAAACTGAGATTTCTGTGCAGCCAGAAAGTTGTCCTCAGGAATGGGTCTGATGGAGATGACATCTGTGTCCATGTAGACACCGCCGTACTTCCAGATGAAGGCCAAGCGGGATGCATCTGAGCTGATATGGAGCCAGAATCTCTCGGTACTGCTGTTGATCTGCAGAAGCAAGTACAAATCAGCCACCagaaaggggaagggggaggcccGGCACAGGTAGTTGAGGAGGAAGCAAGTCAACCTCCCAAAAATCTATTTGCCAAAAGCCCAGTGTTGCAAATTTATCAAAATTACCTCCAACCCAAAAAAGTTGCCTTTAAGTGAAAAATTTACAGCAGTCAGTATCAATAGGAAGATTTTTAGCAGCTTCTAAAGATTTCATGAAATTGTTTTTTTATAAAAGCAATAGAAAGATGAAACTCAGAAGGGATTTCATGAGTCACTTTCAGCAGGATGGAAATTAACCACAAATATGAAACTgtgaagaaagaattttttataCATCCTAAAAATGCTGAGAactgataaaggaaaaaatgaactcTGAAACTATAGGATATATTAATATCTATGCTCTTTGAAAAGTTGGTGAAAGAATCTTAAAATGCATCCATGCCTTTGTCCACTGATTAATTCCTTTAATAACATTCATCGAAGGCCTACTTACCGTTCATGCAACTCTAAGTTGCTAAGGATACAAAAgtgaacaaacagacaaaaatctttACTGGCAGAAGatagacaataaacaaataaatataccaTATGTTGGGTTTTCACAAGGACTCGGAAAGAAAAAATCGGCAAGGGGGTTATGAAGGGGGCAGGATGGAGCACTATCTTGAGTTCGAGCAGAACCTTGGATAAAGTGGGTGGATGAATTATGTGGGTATCTCTGAGAGGAGGGTTCTAGGTAGAGCAAACAGCAAGTGCaagggccctggggcaggaacaCACTCATGGTGTGTAGGAACAGGAAAACAGCAGTGTAGGGTAGTGAAGGGAGAGGGATAGGAAACAAGGtcagaggaggggcagggcaggagtGAGGGCGATGCTATGCTGGGGTAGAGACCAAAATGATTTGGAAGATTTGGTAGAAAGGAGATATGATCTGAATTAGTCTAAAAAGGGTCACCCTGGCTATggtatggaaaatagatgggggcaGGAGCAAAGAGGCAAATTTGAAAGCTGTTTAAATAATCCAGGCAGGAGATGATGATGGTTTAGACCAGAGTGACAATAAAGGAGATGACAGAACTAGTCAGATTCTGAGCACATGGGAAAGATAAAGCTGGTcaggatttgctgatggattgGATATGGAGCCGGAGACCGAGGAGTCAAGGCCAACTGAAAATGCTAAAATGTGAGCAGAACAGAAAATGACTTTGAaacgaataaaaataaaccattatAAATATCCATGTTCCCAAGTGGAATGCTAAAATtttgaatacagaaaaaaaaaatagatttttctgaATTTAAACATGTTGGTTAAAAGATTAAACCGTGACCCTTGGCTTttgacaaaataaacattttttttaaaaatctgctctaaaaccaaacaaaagaaagtCAGCTAAGACTGCCGAAATCCTCACTTGAACTATTAATAGCATTATATTGTATACAATTACCAAAAACCTCATgaataataatagctaaaattTATCAATAACTGTTCTAATTTATAATCTACACAAATCCTCAAAAATCATAgtacctggcttccctggtggtccagtggttaggaatctgcctggcaatgcaggggacacgggtttgatccctggtctgggaagatcccacatgttgaggagcaactaagcctgtgcccacgcagctactgagcccatgcaccccgGCGCCCGTGTGCTATAGCAAGAGCCGCATGCtggcacaccacagctagagagcagccccctgctcgctgcaactagagaaagcccaagcgcagcaaccaagacccatctcagccaaataaaaaaaaagtcatcataaatcttttaaaaatcattgtacCTATATACTATGATTATTCCTGTTTTTCaagggaaaaattaaaaggaaggaaCAAGAAGTTCAATCCTTTGCCCAAGGTAAGAGAGGCAGAGGTTAGATTTTAACCCAGGCAGTCTAACTCTGGAGGCCCACTTATTTTCAGTAAAAAGAACTGAAGTTGATTGTCAGTAAATTGGTGATTATTAATGAATAGACCCAGATATCAGAAGCCACATAGAACCAGGAGGAGGAAGCCTGCCTTGATGTGGACATTGGACTGAcgtcaatgtaaaataaaaccttCCCTAGAGGTGAGCCCCAGAAAGGGGAATCGGATTCTGGTTGCTCATTCCTTCCCCAAGCTCACAGTACTCATCCCTGGGCATCTTCAAGGGCTACAGTTGCTCAAATCAGTGCAGCGAATCCAGTGATCATCAGCAGGTGATGGCACACTCAGTCATCCTCACAGCTGGCCGCCAGCTAACCTATGGTGGCTAACTGGGGCAGAAAACGCCACAGCCCAGCTCCCCCAAGGTGC
This genomic interval carries:
- the A4GNT gene encoding alpha-1,4-N-acetylglucosaminyltransferase, with the protein product MLTKLQFSLSVTLLFACGFLYQFTLKPSCLICYLPSYKSQQGLEALLGRGRSIVFLETSERMEPTPLVCCAVESAAKVYPEQPVLLLMKGLNNSMQLPLNSTFPALSLLSAIDNVFLFPLDMKSLFEDTPLFSWYTQINSSTERFWLHISSDASRLAFIWKYGGVYMDTDVISIRPIPEDNFLAAQKSQFSSNGVFGFLPHHPFLWECMENFVENYNPNIWGHQGPELMTRLLRVWCKLRDFQEVSDLKCLNFSFLHPERFYPISFRAWRRYYEVWDTEPSFNNSYALHLWNHMNQERKAVVRGSNTLVENLYRKHCPKTYRDLLQGPKGSVTKEQGRGNK